From a single Lolium rigidum isolate FL_2022 chromosome 7, APGP_CSIRO_Lrig_0.1, whole genome shotgun sequence genomic region:
- the LOC124673616 gene encoding MFP1 attachment factor 1-like — MAEDAPTAGAEGTHPAPTEATADSAAPPPPADKASAEALLPSLSIWPPSQRTRDAVVRRVVQTLAAPSVLSRRYGALPEPEAERAAAAVEAEAFAAASDSATASPASLEDGIEVLQAYSKEVSRRLLDLAKARAAAAAPAPPAELSAEESEASSATAPAPAPAEE, encoded by the coding sequence ATGGCGGAGGACGCCCCCACCGCCGGCGCCGAGGGCACCCACCCCGCGCCCACCGAGGCCACCGCGGACTCCGCCGCCCCTCCCCCACCCGCCGACAAGGCCTCCGCGGAGGCGCTGCTCCCGTCGCTCAGCATCTGGCCGCCGTCGCAGCGCACGCGCGACGCCGTCGTGCGCCGGGTCgtgcagaccctggccgcgcccagCGTCCTCTCCCGGCGCTACGGCGCCCTCCCCGAGCCCGAGgccgagcgcgccgccgccgccgtcgaggccgaggccttcgccgccgcctccgactccgccaccgcctccccgGCCTCCCTCGAGGACGGGATTGAGGTCCTCCAGGCCTACTCCAAGGAGgtcagccgccgcctcctcgacctcgccaaggcccgcgccgccgccgccgctccggcgccCCCCGCGGAGCTGAGCGCGGAAGAGTCCGAGGCCTCGTCGGCGACTgctccggccccggccccggcggaGGAGTAA
- the LOC124678621 gene encoding thiosulfate sulfurtransferase 16, chloroplastic-like, producing MGSLRSSGSSTAGEKAVVESVDADAACALLSTGQYGYVDVRMWEDFDKGHVAGARNVPYYLSVTPHGRPEKNDRFVDQVAALHGKDDRLIVGCRSGVRSRLAAADLVDAGFTNVKNLEGGYLSLLKSVNPHPTAYHQ from the exons ATGGGCTCCCTGAGAAGCAGCGGCAGCAGCACCGCCGGCGAGAAGGCTGTGGTGGAGAGCGTGGACGCGGATGCGGCGTGCGCGCTGCTGAGCACGGGGCAGTACGGGTACGTGGACGTGCGGATGTGGGAGGACTTCGACAAGGGGCACGTCGCCGGCGCCCGCAACGTGCCCTACTACCTCTCCGTCACGCCCCACGGCCGGCCGGAGAAGAACGACCGCTTCGTCGACCAGGTCGCCGCGCTCCACGGGAAGGACGACCGCCTCATCGTCGGCTGCCGGTCCGGAGTGCGGTCCAGGCTCGCCGCCGCGGACCTCGTCGACGCT ggGTTTACGAACGTGAAGAACCTGGAAGGTGGCTACCTCTCCTTGCTGAAAAGCGTCAATCCCCACCCAACAGCTTATCACCAGTAA